The following are encoded in a window of Ricinus communis isolate WT05 ecotype wild-type chromosome 4, ASM1957865v1, whole genome shotgun sequence genomic DNA:
- the LOC8277363 gene encoding mitochondrial outer membrane protein porin of 36 kDa, with translation MSKGPGLYQDIGKKARDLLYGDYAHHPRTHFGYKDIRWNFDLSCQTPEILPGVSTYFRFLVPDSGRVELRFLHEYFGIAAGVGVKSYEEGSFKGDGYFPVVNLSGVAGNTLFSLGTDITFNVAQGSFDEFSAGMSFNSPFIISSVNLDDKLDAVKASCYYSFNHLTRTAVAAELKHNFSTTGRTTITFGAQHSMFPSTLMKARVNTDAKLGALFKLEMWEKLLIAFTGEMDFMASDSDKISKLGVSMAFNL, from the exons ATGAGTAAGGGTCCAGGTTTATACCAGGATATTGGCAAGAAGGCCAGAG ATCTTCTCTACGGAGATTATGCTCATCATCCAAGAACCCATTTTGGTTACAAGGACATCAGGTGGAATTTTGATCTCTCCTGTCAAA CTCCAGAGATTTTGCCAGGAGTCTCAACATATTTCAGATTCTTAGTTCCTGATTCTGGCAGA GTGGAACTGAGATTCTTGCACGAGTATTTCGGGATCGCTGCAGGTGTTGGAGTAAAATCATATGAAGAGGGATCTTTCAAAGGAGATGGATATTTCCCTGTTGTGAACTTGTCAGGTGTGGCAGGAAATACTCTTTTCTCCCTTGGGACTGACATTACCTTCAATGTAGCACAAGGATCATTTGATGAATTCAGTGCTGGTATGAGTTTCAACAGTCCCTTCATTATCTCTTCCGTGAACTT GGATGACAAACTTGACGCTGTAAAAGCTTCCTGTTACTATTCATTCAATCACCTCACCAGGACTGCCGTTGCAGCAGAGTTGAAGCATAATTTTTCGACAACTGGAAGAACCACAATTACATTTGGTGCACAACATTCCATGTTCCCATCTACATTGATGAAGGCTCGAGTGAACACTGATGCCAAACTCGGTGCACTCTTTAAGCTGGAAATGTGGGAAAAACTCCTCATAGCTTTCACTGGAGAGATGGATTTCATGGCTTCAGATTCGGACAAGATCTCCAAACTTGGAGTTTCTATGGCTTTCAATCTCTAG